From the genome of Toxoplasma gondii ME49 chromosome XII, whole genome shotgun sequence:
TCGCAGCTTGTCGTTAGCGGTTGGGAGGTGGATTTTTCGGAGAGATAGTGAGTGCAACAGATAGCCTTTCACCTTAGTTGCACAAGGCCTACGGAGCGTAGCACTGGCCACCCCACTGATCTGGGGGGATGCAACGAAGTGAACTGTGTGCTGCTTTCGGCTTTCTGTGTCGGAGAGGGTTGCTGGGGACTATGAGTGAATGTTTTTAAGATAAACAGTTCGCAAGGGTTCTTCACAGACCATTCCGACGGTGTGTATTGATCCCGGGAGCCAACGAATCCACTTTGCGTGTGCCTCCTTTATCGGAGTTCAACTGCCGGTTAAGATGGAAGGGAAGACAGatgagaggaaagagaattCCACTTGAGTACAGGGAATTCCGCACTTCATCATGGGAAATGCCCTTTGGCTCAAGTACACTGAGCactcccctctcctcccccttTCATCCGTTCCCTATTAAGGAATCAAGCCACGGTTGCCACTTTGAAAGAAAAGGACCCTTCGTGTGAATTGAGGGATCCTTTGAAACACAGGTTAAGCGAcgaaaagggggaaaagcTACGAATGTGGTAAGGACTTTGGGTGGGAACGCCAGCCGTTCGTAAAGAAGTTGGAATCCTCAGAACGAAACGTAAAAGGCGGACGTGCGTGTGGCACTTCGTTGAGTAGAAAGAGGGAGTGGTAGTCCGTCAGACACGCGTTTTCCATGATCTTTTGCGGGGGCACAGCGTACCACGTTAAACTTGCCCCCATAAGCATTTTCAGATGCACCTGTAAGACCATTCTCTCTACTTACACAGGTGTCGAAGTATATACTATACGTAAATGCTAGAGTGACAACCGCATTTCTTAAGAGTGCAATGGCCAGTGCAACTAAAAACTCTACATTAAGACCGTGCTTCTTTGGAGACAAGTTGCAAATCACTCTTCAGGTACCAAGTTCCTGCTAAAAATCTTTCGCGACGTTTCCAATCAACTCTGGGTTCATAACGCCTCTAACAGTGATGGGAAGCAAGGATATAATTCGCTGTTTCGTAAGGCGTCGAACTGGGACGGGAAGAAAGGATACGACATGACAATTAAGGGAACTGTCGTCTCTTCATTCGGAGGCAGAAGACCGCTACGATAAGCTCTGGAGTGCTTCTCTTATACACGAACTCCGTCACCTACGTTCAAGCAAGGCAAGAGGATACGAAGACACATATTCTGATAGTCGCCCAAATGGGCGTTTGCGATTCAAGCAATGTAAGAGCATacaaggaaggaaaaggaacttTCAGCAACGCCAAATGTTTATGGCATGTGCCGGTGACAATTGTTTCGTAAATCTCAAGAATCATCAAAGACATTGTCTGAAAAATAGCTCACATAAACGACGCTCGTCGGCTACGATCGAAAATGACTTCGCGTACCATCTCGTTTCCCCGCGCACCTACTCTTGTGCCATTAAAGGGTGTACGAAATCCCCCGAAAAGCGCCCAGTGCAAATCGCGCCAACTCGTGGTAAAGCGATTTGGCCAGAAAGGAAGTTACCCGACCATGGAAAGGTCACGGCTTTGCTTACAGAACGATTCGAAAGGAATAACCGTCATTTTCCTTGTATTACGAAGACTGTATGCGTCAAATGGATGGAAAAGGCTTTTGAGAAAGATGGCTTCGATTGCGGCCTATGCATCTGTGGCGGAGCGTGGCTGAGATTGCCCAAAAGGAACGGACGCTTGAGATTGAATAGATTGAGTCTGTCTTGGCTGTAGACAGGCTGCGGTCCAGACACGCAGGCACCACACAAACACCAAAATATGCAACACGCAAATTACAATAAACACTCACTGGCACATGTATGCAGGCACAGAACACACTTCAACGCATATACACATCAGCAACTGACGAACACTGTCCCCTGTAAACAATCCACTACACGATCACGCATCTTTAAAGCGCATGATCGTCCCGTCTTCCGCACAGGTATGAATCACGCACAGGCTGACGCATTGCAAGCGTGAAACTTTAAAGGTTTTTGCTGTGCATGCCCTCCGTAGGCGCGGAGGTCCGTCTCGGCACTGCGCTCTTCCCACTTTATCCGGAGGATGAGACGACGGTGACTTTGATACTGTCAATTTTCCTTTCTGAACGTGCCGTCTCCGTTGCTGTTCTGGGGGTCGCGTTGGTTTGTGGTGGGCATCTCGACACCCTCCCTCGGTTCCCCAGACACCTCCTTGcccggggggggggggactGGCGCCTGTGGAGGAGTGCTCGCGGTTGACTTCGTGTCCTTCTCGCTGATGCTTCTGCGCTGCGCGGAGCTCGAGTTGTTCGATCCCGTCGAACTCCCCAGGGAATGGCGCGGCACAATGAGTCTCGCGGCTCCACTGACAGCAGGAGCCTCTCGAGATCTCGCGCGCTGCCTCTCCATCGTGCCCTCCCAGAGACGCGGGAACACCGCGGGAGTCTCGCCGGACGCCTTCGGGCCTCGCGCTTGTTGCGCAAGAGGACGACTATTTCGACTTCGGCCGCAGGGCGGGGCTCCGACAACGCGGTCTCCAGGGAGGGGCTCGACGCTGGAGTCGCGAGTTTTGCTTCCGATACTCGCGCGGCTCAGGGCGCTGCTCGCGGAAGTCCACGAGGCTGCTCCCACGCTGGAGCGGCTTCTTGCTCCAACTCCCGACACCACGGTTTCCACCGTGGCCCTCGAGATGCCGCCAGCGGCCCAGAGTTTCGCGCGACTCGCGTTTGCCTTGAGGGGGGTGGCTCGGCGTTCCGCACAGGTCCCCTCTAGTCTCTTGCGTGCATTTCGAGACGGCGGGCGGGGCAAACAGCGTGCTAGCAACCGCGTCCTGAGGGGTCACAGCGCGTCAACAGAAGGTTCTGGTGATGCAGACAGAAAGCTAGAAACCAAGCAGCCTCGAAACGTCCGGTCCTTTTGCGCTGTGGCCTTGGGCGCTCGATCAACTGCCTCGGGTGCGAGCCACTCCGTAAACTGTCGAAGTTGCAGCCGCGTTCGAGTTGGCAGCAGACTTTGCTACAGGACTGAGACTGCTACGCGGACGGACCGAACCTAAATCATTCGACCCTTCGAAATGTGTTTTCGCCTTCGAAGATGGGGGATACCGCATCGGCTTCGGCGTCTCGGTCTGAATATTCGCTTTCGGAGGATGTGGTTCCGCGGTCGAGGAAATTCTCTCCATCACGTCAGTCGGGAGAACTGCGGCTTCGAAGGCGAATCCTGTGGTTGTCATGTTCTCACTCAAAGCACGGTCTTCAATTTCGGGAGGAAAAGCCCTTCACCGGTGGAAAGCTGGTCGTGAGGCACCGTTGAGGCGGGCCTCGGCGGTCTCACCTCGGTGGTTTCCCTTATTTCCCATTTGGCATTGGCCACTGGTGCGAATTCTGGCAGTTGGCTAAGTGGCTCCGGCTCGTCGATCCGTCCGATACTGCGGACTCGGCTGTCTTCGTGAAAAGGCGAAGTGACTCCTTCGCCGTCGGAATCTTGGGAGAGCTCGAAGCTGATTTCATCGTCTTGGTGGGGAGTTAGCTGTTCTTGAAAGACCATATACTCTTCCAAACTCGCACGACGGACCGTCTGTCCGACTTCTGTCATGTGGTGCACGCCGTTCGTAGCGCCACTTTCCAGTTGAGAATTTGCTGTGTCGGTGTGCTGTcccagcagcagctgcgcgcGACTGATGCACGATGAGATCGACCTCGTGTTCTCGTTCAGCTGCGCTAGGACTTCCTCTGACAGGCGACTTGTATTGCTGAGAATGCTAGACGCGCTTTCGTTGCTCTGAGGAAAATTTGTATCCTCTGATGCGGCGCACGCTAGAGTTGCCAGCATACTGTCGCCGCCGTACGCGGTTTCGAAAGATTTGGTTGTCGCGGGGTCATCCATTGTGACACCGCCCCCGCTGCCGCCAGTTCTTGCTTCAGCGACGGTAGAGTGCGTCTCTCCATGCGGAGCATCAGACAGGTCTCTTGTCTAACTCGAAGGATCTTGTTTGATTTACGCTACACCAGTAGTCCATGTCTGCTGTTGGTCTGGTATGTGTGcgcgtcttctgttcctcgaATTCCATTCCGCCTCAGGCGAGGCATCATTGCAGCGCTCGGCGATGTTGAAAGACGCTTGACCTCATGGTCCCGTTCGATGGAGAGGTGTCGACGCCGGGGTTGCACAGAATGGCCCGTACCAGCTTGGAAGGGAGATGGCGAAGCGAACGCGAAAACGACGGTGAAAAGCGGATTCCCGGGAATTAGAAACTGTTCAGACTGAGATGGCGGACGTCCTCGTATTTGCCTCTTAAGATGAGTCAGACAGGGGGGTCGCGAGGTGGGTAGAGCTTGAAAGAAGTACAGGGGCGGAAAGTTGTTTGACAATTGACGTAACCCCTTCTTCTGTTaaagagctgcagagacggtCACTCCCGGATGGAAAGGAAAATAAGAGGTTGTTAAAGAAAAGCATCTTCGCGAGGACTTGTAAAGGAAGAGTCGGCGTGCTAGCTGACTTACACACTCTCGTTGGTAGGCGCCATCTCCCCCGAGTAGAGCAATTATTGAGGTAGAGACGCAAATTTGGGAAGCGAATGGATTTACCTAAAGACAgatttcgtctctctgtctttgaAGCCTTGAAATGCTCCTGAACAGCAACAGATTCTTCTGCTCAATGCCCTTTGTTCTAAAGGGCAGTCCTTGTTGTGTGCGCAAGTCGCTGTGCGAGTGCCTTCCAGTCCTCTGGGAGTACTTCAGCGCTTCCAAAAACAAGTCTTTTAGCGGCTCCTAAACGAGTCGTCGTTCTCTGGATGACGGCTGTCTTTTCCCTGTACGCTCACACCTCAAAGGTTATATTTATAAAATTTTCTGGGCTACAGTTCACTGAAATTCGCCAAGTGCGAGCTCGTAGATACCTTTGTCTTTAGAAAGGTCAGATGGCTTCTTTTGCCCGCGGTGCTGAGGTCATACCAGGTGCCTACCGTGGACGCGACCAATGAGCAGAGATTACCCATGCACCCGCCGAGCACACCCTCCCAAGAAGCTATACAGTCTAGATAGTCAGGATGAGTATGCTCTCTGTCGCCATGCTCGTTCGCCTACGACAAACATGTTTCTGATTTGGCTATCTGTCGGACACACGAGTGTGCACGGGCACGGAAGGGCTCCGTGTCTTGGCGAGAGAAACTCACCAGACCTCTCACGCAGCATGGAGTGTACGGTAGCAGTCCTTCGTGGCCACCGCTATTCCGAATGCGCAGATTTCCCGGACGGCTATTGTTGCACTGAGAGTACGGGCAGCCTCTTTTCGTTAGTGCCGATTCTATGAGTACAAGAGAAAAACCCGAAGTTGTTCATGCTCTGTGACAGTGAGGCTGGTAGCCAGGTAACCGAATTATAAGTCGGACAGAAAGCACCAACTACTGTGTGTTAACCCCCCTTCGTCCCCACCGTAGAGCTGCAGACGGGCGAAACGCCTCTACAACGTTTTGACACATGAAATTAACCACAGGGGCAAACGCTGATTCTTGCTAGCTCGAGCACTAGAAGGCAACAGACGCCGTTTGAGAGATGGAACGATCTGCAGCCGTCTGCCTTTGGAATTAAGACAATATAAGCGCCACATGGGGGCAACACATGAGTGCAGCATACTTGAATAAATTGTATCGGTTTCTGGCTCTGTGTCGCGGAGGCGAGAGTCCTGTAAAACGCCTGTAGAGCGGGAACAGCAGATCCGGCACACTCTGAGATGAAACGTGCTTTGCTTCTGGAGATATTATTGCTTGTGCAGTCGGGGTACACTCTGGGTGATTATTTCCGGGTTGCCACCATTTGCTTGATTCCACTGGTAGGTGCCTAACACTACCAGGGATGCATGGCAAAATGAACTGGGAATGCGAGTGGAAGCAAATACAGGATACCCGAACCACCGTTTCAAAGTTTTGTGCAACACGCTTTTCGCATGACGAAGGAACGCCAGGTGCTGGATGCATTGCACATGGTCAAACAGCCAACAGTCTCGTATATATTAGGTACTGATAGTATTGCCAGTTCTACTTTGTGACAACACGTTTTTTGTTGCCGGGAGAAAAGGTTCAAACGAACACGGAAAATAAATAAGGTAACAACTAAAGCTACAGAAGGTGGCTAGTTACTGGATGACCCTCGCGAGCCCGAATTTAGTCTCGATAAGCTACAGTTCTGCTTGATATTACACCGTTAGCTGTCATACTCACTCACGTGTGGTAGTGCCGTATACGGTACTTCTAACGTTGAATCGACAACTGTGTGGTATCACATTGACAGTAGATTCTGTCTCTGTACGGAGGATTCGGTAACACTTTAGCGGGTGTTTGAAGGTCGTGTTGCCAACGAGACTCTTGGATAGCTCTGACGTCAAGGAGCTTTAATAACACTATGTATAGATAAATAAACGAGTATGGGGGTAACCTCGAATATACACTCCTCCATTCACCAATGTCTTATTTTTGTTCCTTCCTGGCTGTTCAGAAGGTATTCCCAACAGATAAAGTTTGTCAAAGTTCACTGCAAGTGTTTCAACCAGTGGGAAAATTGCTACGTAGGGTGTAGCAGTGACATATTACAAAAGACTTCCATTCCCTGAAACTATCTTGTTTTCATTCGGTTACAGAGAACTGCTTGAATAGACTTGAGTGTTTCTCCCGCCACATTTGGACTTCATTACCTGCATTGATGAGTGGTACAGGGATAGTTAGAAGAGACTTCCCCCCAGTGAAACTATCGTGTTCTCATTTGAATGCAGAGAACCTTTACGATGGGCCTTGGCGTCTCTCTAGCACGCAGTGACTCCGTCCCCTACGTTTGCATGTGGTCCAAGTGTACAATAGGAATGTCTTCTATCACTGAAACTATTGTGTTTTCTTGTGGACACAGAAAACCTCTAGGATAGCTTTTGCCGTTTGCGTAGCGATACGCTTATATCCCATGATCTGCATTTGCAGGTGATCCAAGTACAGACCAGGAAGGGCCTTCCGTCACTATAAAATTATCGTGTTCTCGATCTGCTTTAGTGACCCGCCAGGATAGGCTTTGGCGTTTCTTCATCACCTCCAACTGACTCAATTACCTCCAGTTGCGGGTGATGCAAGGACGCATGAGAAAAGCTTTTGCAGAATTGGAATTATCGTGTTTTCTTCCGGATTCAGAGAGCCGCTAGGGTAGGTTTTGGTGTTTTCTCCAACACACCCGGACTCCATTACCTACATTTGCTGGTAGCATGACACATTGGGATAGCCGTTCCGTCA
Proteins encoded in this window:
- a CDS encoding hypothetical protein (encoded by transcript TGME49_249425); translation: MDDPATTKSFETAYGGDSMLATLACAASEDTNFPQSNESASSILSNTSRLSEEVLAQLNENTRSISSCISRAQLLLGQHTDTANSQLESGATNGVHHMTEVGQTVRRASLEEYMVFQEQLTPHQDDEISFELSQDSDGEGVTSPFHEDSRVRSIGRIDEPEPLSQLPEFAPVANAKWEIRETTEVRPPRPASTVPHDQLSTGFAFEAAVLPTDVMERISSTAEPHPPKANIQTETPKPMRYPPSSKAKTHFEGSNDLGSRLEGTCAERRATPLKANASRAKLWAAGGISRATVETVVSGVGARSRSSVGAASWTSASSALSRASIGSKTRDSSVEPLPGDRVVGAPPCGRSRNSRPLAQQARGPKASGETPAVFPRLWEGTMERQRARSREAPAVSGAARLIVPRHSLGSSTGSNNSSSAQRRSISEKDTKSTASTPPQAPVPPPPGKEVSGEPREGVEMPTTNQRDPQNSNGDGTFRKEN